In Manduca sexta isolate Smith_Timp_Sample1 chromosome 23, JHU_Msex_v1.0, whole genome shotgun sequence, one DNA window encodes the following:
- the LOC115443772 gene encoding uncharacterized protein LOC115443772, producing MNFNLYLVVFVLFFVNEGFSVPPEACFANFNWDDCGKPPVPVMYYWKPGSRCEVGLWKGCLPNLNMFVDEYECVTTCIFTARAMPEDYHNLLDVVEDKGVGTVPAIETTVAGEVQNATSAGDGETPAGGSGTGATGNVAGGEVTGPPTTVAA from the exons atgaattttaatttgtatttggttgtttttgttttatttttcgtcAATGAAGGTTTTTCAG TTCCACCAGAAGCCTGTTTTGCCAACTTCAACTGGGACGATTGCGGCAAGCCTCCTGTCCCAGTCATGTACTATTGGAAACCAGGATCCAGATGTGAAGTCGGGCTGTGGAAAGGATGCCTCCCAAACCTCAACATGTTCGTTGACGAGTACGAATGTGTTACCACTTGCATCTTCACCGCCAGGGCGATGCCAGAAGACTATCACAATTTGCTGGATGTGGTAGAAGATAAGGGAGTTGGTACCGTCCCAGCTATAGAGACAACTGTAGCGGGAGAGGTCCAAAATGCTACCAGTGCTGGTGATGGTGAGACGCCTGCTGGTGGAAGTGGGACTGGAGCTACTGGAAATGTTGCAGGTGGTGAAGTTACAGGTCCACCGACGACAGTTGCTGCATAA